In Streptomyces sp. TLI_146, the genomic stretch GGGACACCGCTCGGCCCGAGGGCGGCGGGCGGGCCGCCTCCGGGGCCTCGCCCGCGCCCGCGCGCCAGTGGCCGCTGCTGACCGTGCTCGGGTCGACCGGGCTCGGGCTGCTGCTCGTCTCCGTGGACCTGTTCCGGGTCGGGCTGATCGTGATCGGCCTGGCCCTGCTGGCGGGCGGTGTGCTGCGCTGGATGCTGCCGTCGGTGGGCATGCTCGCGGTGCGCTCCCGGTTCACCGACATCACCACGTACGGCGTGATCGGCGTGCTGATCGTGCTGCTCGCGCTGGTGGCGCAGCCCCGGCCGTGGCTGGACATCCCGTTCCTGGAGGACGCGGTCCGGTTCACCGTGCGCTGAGCGTGGCGCGGGGCGCGGGTGAACGCCCGCGCGCCCCGGCGCGTACACCCGTACGTAAAACAGAACGGCGCCCGTCCTCTCCCCCGTGGGACGACGGGCGCCGTCTGTCCCCCGTGGACGTAAGAGTCATGGACGCGCCAAGGTCGCTACAAGGGAAACCGGAGGCCTGTGGCGCGGAGGTGACCGTTCCGCAACTGTGTGTGCGTCGGGCAACAGCCGGCCCCGGCCGACGGGGGCCTTGGTGACGGCACCCCCCGCCGATGGGAGGATGGGGGCGGAACAGGGGCCAAGGGTGTGTTGGGGGCGGCACCGGTCTCGGGGGCACATCGGGCACGTATGGGGGGACAAGGGGGAAGCACATGCCTCGCTGGAAGGCGCTGCCGGAGGAACTCGACCCGCAGGTGAGGGAGTTCGCGAGCCAGCTGCGCAGGCTGGTCGACCGCAGCGGACTGAGCCTGGCGGCGGTCGCCGACCGCACCGGGTACAGCAAGACATCGTGGGAGCGCTATCTGGGCGGGCGGCTGCTCGCGCCCAAGGGCGCGATCGTCGCGCTCGCCGAGGTCACCGGCACCAATCCCATCCATCTGACCACCATGTGGGAGCTCGCGGAGCGCGCCTGGAGCCGCGCCGAGATGCGCCACGACCTGACGATGGAGCAGATCCGGATATCCCAGGCGCGGGCGGCGCTCGGCGAGTTCGGCCCGGCCCCCGGGGGCGGCGGGCCGCAGACCCCGGTGGCCCAGCGCGCCGCCGAGCCGCTGCCGGCCGCGCCCCGGCCGTCCGGGCTCGGTGTCCCCATGGCCGAGCCGGGCGCGGGCCGACGCGTGCCGCCGCAGGGCCCGGACCGGGGTCCGGGCGGCGGGGGCGGCCCCGGGACCGGCGGGCGGCGCAGACTGATGATGTTCGTGGCGGGCGTCGTCGGCGCCCTGCTCGTCATCGCCGCGGCCGTGCTGCTCACCGATCTGGGTGGCGGCGACGACACGGCGGCCCCGAAGCCGTCGGTCACCCCCACCACCTCCGCGCCCTCGCTGCCCGCGGGCGTGAAGTGCGTACGCGACAGCTGCACCGGCCAGGACCCGGAAGTGATGGGGTGCGGCGGCGCGTTCGCCAAGACCGTGTCGTCCGCGAAGATCGGCGCCGCGCTGGTCCAGGTCCGCTACAGCCAGACCTGCCAGGCCGCCTGGGCCCGCATCCAGCAGGCCGCGCCCGGCGACAAGGTGACGATCGGCGCGGGCACCACGGCGGGCGGGTCCGGGACGGTGGACGCGGACAAGGAGGCGTACACCAAGATGCTCGCGGTGGACGGCCCGGAGTCGGCGAAGGCGTGCGCCACGCTCGTCTCCGGCAAGAAGGGCTGCACCGTACGGCAGTGACCCGGCCGGAGGACGGGGTGAGGCGTCCCACAGGGGGGTGGGGGTTCGAGGTGGCCGGGGTCGGATAGCCTGACCGCTGGATATCTCTTCACGTCAAGATTCAGTTCGGGTTCCCCCCTGGTGAGCCCGGGGGAGCGCCGAGCCGGACCTTGACGTGAAGAGATAGCCGGAACTAGGGGCCACCCCCCACCACCTGCTGTTCTAAACGGAGATCGCCATGACCCGCACTCCCGTGAATGTCACCGTCACCGGCGCGGCCGGACAGATCGGCTACGCGCTGCTCTTCCGTATCGCCTCCGGTCACCTGCTCGGCGCGGATGTGCCGGTCAACCTCCGTCTCCTGGAGATCCCGCAGGGCCTGAAGGCCGCCGAGGGCACCGCCATGGAGCTCGACGACTGCGCCTTCCCGCTGCTGCGCGGCATCGAGATCACCGACGACGCCAACAAGGCGTTCGACGGCGCCAACGTCGCCCTCCTGGTCGGCGCCCGCCCGCGCACCGCCGGCATGGAGCGCGGCGACCTGCTCTCCGCCAACGGCGGCATCTTCAAGCCGCAGGGCAAGGCCATCAACGACAACGCGGCGGACGACATCAAGGTCCTCGTCGTCGGCAACCCGGCCAACACCAACGCGCTCATCGCGCAGGCGGCGGCCCCGGACGTCCCGGCCGAGCGCTTCACCGCGATGACCCGCCTCGACCACAACCGGGCGATCTCGCAGCTCGCGAAGAAGACCGGCGCGGCCGTCTCGGACATCAAGCGTCTGACGATCTGGGGCAACCACTCGGCCACCCAGTACCCGGACGTCTTCCACGCCGAGGTCGCCGGCAAGAACGCCGCCGAGCTCGTCAACGACGAGGCGTGGCTGGCCGACACCTTCATCCCGACCGTCGCCAAGCGCGGCGCCGCGATCATCGAGGCCCGTGGCGCGTCCTCGGCCGCCTCCGCCGCCAACGCCGCCATCGACCACGTGTACACGTGGGTCAACGGCACCGCCGAGGGCGACTGGACCTCCATGGGCATCCCGTCGGACGGCTCCTACGGCGTCCCCGAGGGCCTCATCTCCTCCTTCCCGGTCACGGTCAAGGACGGCAAGTACGAGATCGTCCAGGGCCTGGAGATCAACGACTTCTCCCGCGCCCGCATCGACGCGTCGGTGCAGGAGCTCAAGGAAGAGCGCGACGCGGTCCGCGAGCTCGGCCTCATCTGAGCCCGGCACGTGCCGGCCGGAGGCCGGCCGACCCCACGAAGCCTGTGAGGCCCCCCGGGGCCGAGCAGTGCGAGCGGGGTCATCAAGGATCGGCGCGCGACGCGGTCCGCGAGCTCGGCCTCATCTGAGCCCGGCCATCCAGTAACTCCGAGCCTCGGCTCACCCATCACCCCCGGCAGCCCCACCAGGCCGCCGGGGGTGGTCTTTTTGGCGTACGACACGGAGGGTGCGCCTCCTCTACGCTGTGGCCTCCGTCACAGGCAACTCGCCTGTGCGCGTGGGGAGTTCGCTCATCGGGGGGACCGTTGACGCAGACCTACCTGCCGCAGCAGCCGGGCCCTCCCGGGCCCGACGGCCGGGCCGGTCCGAGGGCGCCCGGCGCGAGCGAGGCCACCCGGCTGCTGTGCGCCGGCACGTACCAGGACGCGGCCTTCCGTGACGCCGTCATCGACGAGCTGTACGTCCACGAGGAGCGCATCGCCGCCCCCTCGCTCGGCATCGACGCGGCGCGCGTGCTCGCGCACGCCCTGCGCGCCCGGCGCCTGGAACTCGGCTGGTCCGCCGCCATCGTGCTGCTGTGGATCGTGGCGGTGCCGCTCACCCGGTGGATGATCTTCTACTACCTGCCCGCGTTCCAGCTCCTCACCCTCGCCTCGACGGTCAGGAGGGCGGGCACGCGGACCACCTGGATCCGCCGGGCGGCATCCTGGTGCCTGCGCATCGGCGGGTGGGCGTTCTTCGTCTGGGTCATGTGGGTGCTCCTGGTGCCCGCCGTGCGGGGCGGCGCGCCGGACCTGGCCGGGGTCCCGGAACCGGTCGGCGAACACGCGGCGGGCGCGGGCCGCATCGAGGCATGGGTCACCCTGGTGATGCCGCTGATCCTCGCGTGGGCCGTCGGCATGCGGCACGGCCAGCTCACCAAGGCGCTCACCGAGGACCTCTCGCGGTCCCGTTTCGGGGAGGCGGCCGCCGATCCGGCGGAGGCGGACGAGGGGTTCCGCTTCCAGCGGCTCTCCCGGCGCATCCGGGCCGAGCAGCACGCGCCGCTGGTGCTCTACCACGTGAGTTCGCCGTTCTGCGGGGCCGGAGCCCCGTACGAGCCGTGGTCCCTCTCGGTCGAACTGCGGCCGGGCAAGGACCGGGAGCCGGACCCGCTCGACAACAGCGCGATCCTGCGCCGGATCGTCCCGCTACTGGAGGCGCTGCGCGTGCCCTCCCCGCACGGCTCGCCGGAGCTGGCGGCGGCGGTCCGGGACCGGCTGCGCGACCTGGAGCTCGACGAGATCGTGTTCCTGCCGGTGGAGGGCCTGCCGTCGCGCGCCGACGCGCCGTACACCCGGCAGGCGTTCGCGGACCACCGCGCCCGCGCGATCGAGGAGGGCGGCGAGACCCGCCGCCACTTCCTGCGGATCCGGGTCGGGGGCTGGGGCGAGGGGATCGTCACCACCGTCTACGTACGCGTCCACACCCAGGGCGGCATGCTGATGCTGGAGGTCGCCCCGCATGTGCTGCGGCCGGTCAAGCGGGCGTACGAGGACGCCGACCGGGTCGCCCTGCGCTACCGCCGCAACAGCCGCTTCGGCAAGGCCGCCTGGGCGCTCGCCCACACCCCGGGCGCCGGATCGCAGGCGCTGGTGACGCTGGGGCACGGGATCGCCGCGCTGTGGCGCCTGGCCACCGGCGGCTACGGCAGGGCGCTGCCGGAGGGGCCCAGCAGAGCGGTGCGCGAGCTCGGCGCCGAGACCGACGCCTCGCTCTTCCAGGAGATGGACGTCAGCCGCTATCTGAAGTCGATCCAGGACCGGGTGGCCAACGGCGTGCGGCTCGCGCTCCAGGAGGCGGGCTGGGAGACGGACGAGTTCGTCCAGAAGATCGTCAACGTCGCCGAGGGGGCGACGTTCATCGAGACCGCCAAGGGTGCCATCGCGATCGGCAACCGCAACACGGTGATCAATCGAACGGACAGCGCGAGAACGGGAGACGGACGTGGCAACGGATGACGGGCAGGACAAGCGGCCCGGCGGGATCAGCATCGGCAGTGTGGTGGGCGCGATGGCCATCGGCGACCACAACACCGTGACCAACCATCAGGGCGGCGCGCCGGACGACCCCGTACAGGCAGAACTCCTCGAAGCGATAAGGGAGTTGCGCACCGACCTCGCCCGGGTCGTCGCGGGCGAGCGCACCCGGGCGCTGGACGGCGCGGCGGCCGACGCGGAGGCCGAGATCGCCTCGGCGGGCGCGGCGAGCCCGGGGCGGCTGGCCCGGCTGCGCCAGGCGCTCGCCGACGCGGAGGGTTTCACGGGCGTCCTCGCCTCGGCGGCCGCCGTCGGCCGGACGGTCGCCACGCTCCTGGGCGGCTGAGCCATGAGCGCACGAAGCGGTGGGGGCGCCCACTGGAACGACGAGACGCAGAGCTGGGAACAGGACGAGCCGCCGCCGCGCCGGGGCGCCGGGGCGGCTCCCCGGCCACCGGATCGGCCCGCGGGCCCACCCCCGTCGCCGCCGATGTTCGGGCCGCCGCCGGAACCGCCGTACGTCGCGCCGCCCTGGCTGAGCCCGGCGTCCGGGCCGCCGCCGGGGGCGTACCACGACGCGGAGACCCAGGGGGCGTACGAGCTGCCGCGCGATCCGGCGCACCCGCCCCCGTACGCGCCGCCGGTGGACCCGGGGCGGCGCAGACAGCGGGCGATCGTGGCGGCGGTCGCGACCGCCGTCCTCGCGGGCGGGCTGGCGGGCGGCTGGCTGATGTGGGGCCGGGACGACGGGAGCGGGGGAACGGCGCGCGCCTCCTCCTCCGCGTCGGTGCCGGGGAGCGACTCCGGGACACCGACGGACAGCGCGACGGACACGGCCACGGACACGCCCACCGGGACGCCCTCCGAGACGCCCACGGAGACGCCCACCGACAGCGGGTCGCCCGATACGAGCACCGCAGCCGTGCCCGACGGCTTCCGCCGGGTGGAGGATCCCCTCGGCTGGAGCGTCGCCGTACCGGCCACCTGGACCCGCACCGAGGAGCGCAGCAGCGCCCTCTACCGCTCGCCCGACCAGCGGTATCTGCTCCAGATGTTCCGCCTCACCGAACCCGGCATCACCCCGTACGAGGCCCTGCGCATCACTTCGCACAACCTCGCCTTCAACCGCGGGTACGACGAGATCTCGCTGCGCCGGATGACCGAGGTGACCACCACGGACGCGGCCGAGCTGGTCTACGCGTACAACCGCACCGTCCAGACCGACCGCATCCAGGGCATCGCCCGCTCTTTCGTCGCCGCGAACGGGGTGCCGTACACCGTGCTCGTGTACGGCCCCGACGAGGACTGGCCCGCCCAGCTCGGCGTCCTGAACAAGGTGCTCGGCACGTTCACGCCGAACTGAGAGGGGGTTCGGGCTCAGCCCGCGTGCAGCTGCTCCGCGATCTCCCGTACCGCCTTCATCGCGCGGCGCTGGAGACCGGGGCCGAACGTGACGCGGGAGGCGCCCAGTTCGCCCAGGCGGCGCGGGGTCGGGCCGTCCGCGAGCGCGACCTGGTTGACCGGGGCCGGCACGGCGGCGGCGATCTTCGGCAGATGGTCGGCGGGCGCCCCGTACGGGTAGACGCAGTCGGCGCCCGTCGCCACATACGCGCGCGCCCGCGCGATCGTCTCGTCCAGGTCGGTGACGCCCTCGATGTACGTGTCCACGCGCGCGTTGATGAAGAGCCGGTTCCCGGCCTCCGCGCGCACCTCCGCCAGCCAGTCGGCGTGCCGTGCCGGGTCCTTGAGGGCGCCGTCGGCCGAGTCCTCCAGGTTGCAGCCGACCGCGCCGGTGTCGAGCAGCCGGGCCACCAGCTCCTTGGGGGCGAGGCCGTAGCCGCCCTCGACGTCCGCCGAGACGGGCACGGAGACGGCCCGGACGATCCGGGCGACCGCCGCGAACATCTCGTCCCCGGGTGTCTCGCCGTCCGCGTAACCCAGCGAGGCGGCGACCCCCGCGCTCGGCGTGGCGAGCGCTTCGAAGCCGGCCTCCTCGAAGGCCCGGGCGCTGCCCGCGTCCCACGGGCCGGGCAGGATCAGGGGGTCGCCCGGGGTGCGCCCGTGGTGCAGGGCGCGGAAGGAGGCGACGGGGGTCAGCTGTGCCATTCGGTCTCTCCGGGTGCGGTGCGGCGGGCCACCATCAGCCGGTTCCAGCTGTTGATGGCGGTGATCGCGGCGATGAGATGGGCCAGTTGGGTCTCGTCGAAGTGCTTGGCCGCCTGCGCGTACAGCTCGTCGGGAACGAAACCGTCGGTCAGGACCGTTATGCCCTCGGTGAGGGCGAGGGCCGCGCGCTCCCGCTCGCTGAAGCGGTCGCCCGCTTCGTGCCAGGCCGCGACGAGATCGAGCCGTCCCTCGGTCTCGCCGTGGTCGCGCGCGAGGTCGAGGTGCATGTCGAGGCAGAACGCGCAGTGGTTGAGCTGCGAGGCGCGGACCATGACCAGCTCCGTCAGGGTCGGGTCGAGCGCCTTCTTGGCGGCCGCGCTCACGCCCGCCAGCGCCCGGTAGACCTCCTGCGGAACCTGCCAGGCGCGGGCCGTCACTTGTACATCCCCGGGGTGTAGTGGCCCGGGGTCATCCGGGTGGTGACGCCGAAGCGGTTCCAGGCGTTGATCACCGTGATCGCGGCGATCAGATGGCCCAGCTCGGTCGCGTCGAACTGCGCGGCCGCCTTCGCGTACACCTCGTCCGGCACGAAGCCGTCGGTGAGGACGGTGATCGCCTCGGTCAGCTCGATCGCCGCCAGCTCCTTCTCGGTGTAGAAGTGCTGGGACTCCTCCCAGGCGCTGAGCTGCACGATCCGCTCCACCGACTCGCCCGCCGCGAGCGCGTCCTTGGTGTGCATGTCGAGGCAGAACGCGCAGTGGTTGAGCTGCGAGGCACGGATCTTGACCAGCTCGTGGATCACCGGGTCGACCCCGCGCCCGGCCGCGGCCTCCAGCTTGACCATGGCCTTGTAGACCTCGGGGGCGGCCTTGGCCCAGTGCAGCCGGGGGGCCTGCTCGGCCGCGTAAGGCGCTTCCTTGCCGTCCTTGCCCTCGTCGCTCTCGCCCACCGTGTTCCCGTTCGTCGTCATGGCAGTGACGGTACGCCGCACATGTCACACGGGTATGGTCCATTTTCATGGTGGAATCCTGGGCCACTTCTTCCGGAACTCCGGCCGAAGTCTTCGGTGTCGACCTCCATGTGGAGGTGGGCGCGGGAGGGCTGCGGGCCGGCCTCATGGACGCGCTGCGCGAGGCGGTACGCGGCGGCCGGCTCGCCCCCGGCGCCCGGCTGCCCTCGTCGCGCTCGCTCGCCGCCGACCTGGGCATCGCGCGCAACACGGTGGCCGACGCGTACGCCGAACTCGTCGCCGAGGGCTGGCTCACCGCCCGCCAGGGCTCCGGGACCCGGGTCGCCCAGCGGACCGCGCCGCGCCGCCCCCAGCCGACCGGCCCCCGGCAGTCGGCGCGCCGCACCCCGGCGTACAGCCTGATCGCGGGCAGCCCCGATCTGGCGTCCTTCCCGCGTGCCGAGTGGCTGAAGGCGTCCCGGCGGGCGCTGACGGCCGCGCCCCACGAGGCCTTCGGCTACGGCGACCCGCGCGGCCGCATCGAGC encodes the following:
- a CDS encoding malate dehydrogenase, encoding MTRTPVNVTVTGAAGQIGYALLFRIASGHLLGADVPVNLRLLEIPQGLKAAEGTAMELDDCAFPLLRGIEITDDANKAFDGANVALLVGARPRTAGMERGDLLSANGGIFKPQGKAINDNAADDIKVLVVGNPANTNALIAQAAAPDVPAERFTAMTRLDHNRAISQLAKKTGAAVSDIKRLTIWGNHSATQYPDVFHAEVAGKNAAELVNDEAWLADTFIPTVAKRGAAIIEARGASSAASAANAAIDHVYTWVNGTAEGDWTSMGIPSDGSYGVPEGLISSFPVTVKDGKYEIVQGLEINDFSRARIDASVQELKEERDAVRELGLI
- a CDS encoding isocitrate lyase/phosphoenolpyruvate mutase family protein, coding for MAQLTPVASFRALHHGRTPGDPLILPGPWDAGSARAFEEAGFEALATPSAGVAASLGYADGETPGDEMFAAVARIVRAVSVPVSADVEGGYGLAPKELVARLLDTGAVGCNLEDSADGALKDPARHADWLAEVRAEAGNRLFINARVDTYIEGVTDLDETIARARAYVATGADCVYPYGAPADHLPKIAAAVPAPVNQVALADGPTPRRLGELGASRVTFGPGLQRRAMKAVREIAEQLHAG
- a CDS encoding DUF3017 domain-containing protein → MDADTSTGDGGTGGGDPAEPPPSGAQPSPGAGPALNGAGPATSGHGGPAGASPNGSSPNGAVAAATPAPRKASRRFPSVTRDTARPEGGGRAASGASPAPARQWPLLTVLGSTGLGLLLVSVDLFRVGLIVIGLALLAGGVLRWMLPSVGMLAVRSRFTDITTYGVIGVLIVLLALVAQPRPWLDIPFLEDAVRFTVR
- a CDS encoding XRE family transcriptional regulator, with the translated sequence MPRWKALPEELDPQVREFASQLRRLVDRSGLSLAAVADRTGYSKTSWERYLGGRLLAPKGAIVALAEVTGTNPIHLTTMWELAERAWSRAEMRHDLTMEQIRISQARAALGEFGPAPGGGGPQTPVAQRAAEPLPAAPRPSGLGVPMAEPGAGRRVPPQGPDRGPGGGGGPGTGGRRRLMMFVAGVVGALLVIAAAVLLTDLGGGDDTAAPKPSVTPTTSAPSLPAGVKCVRDSCTGQDPEVMGCGGAFAKTVSSAKIGAALVQVRYSQTCQAAWARIQQAAPGDKVTIGAGTTAGGSGTVDADKEAYTKMLAVDGPESAKACATLVSGKKGCTVRQ
- a CDS encoding carboxymuconolactone decarboxylase family protein, which encodes MTTNGNTVGESDEGKDGKEAPYAAEQAPRLHWAKAAPEVYKAMVKLEAAAGRGVDPVIHELVKIRASQLNHCAFCLDMHTKDALAAGESVERIVQLSAWEESQHFYTEKELAAIELTEAITVLTDGFVPDEVYAKAAAQFDATELGHLIAAITVINAWNRFGVTTRMTPGHYTPGMYK
- a CDS encoding carboxymuconolactone decarboxylase family protein, with amino-acid sequence MTARAWQVPQEVYRALAGVSAAAKKALDPTLTELVMVRASQLNHCAFCLDMHLDLARDHGETEGRLDLVAAWHEAGDRFSERERAALALTEGITVLTDGFVPDELYAQAAKHFDETQLAHLIAAITAINSWNRLMVARRTAPGETEWHS